The following are from one region of the Lentimicrobiaceae bacterium genome:
- the arcC gene encoding carbamate kinase: protein MKKLAVVAFGGNALLRGDQRGTIDEQEANAAQTGQRLLTLINRDYDLVITHGNGPQVGNILLANSAGAQLHGLPDMPMDVSVAYSQGFIGYILEQQLRNVLKENDLERDIITIITQVLVDKEDPAFKNPVKPVGPYYTKEDADKIAAETGAIFKEDPRKRGWRKVVASPQPLAVLNMHSVQKLARSHQIVIAVGGGGIPVYFKEENKLEGIDAVIDKDLASSLLAVGINADKFFILTDVPKVCINFNKPDQKQLDRITVKQARKYLADGQFAEGSMAPKIRAAIHFVIHTGKDAIITSADVLGVDNGGTRISIV from the coding sequence ATGAAGAAATTAGCAGTAGTAGCCTTTGGAGGAAATGCCTTATTGCGTGGCGACCAGAGAGGAACAATAGATGAGCAGGAAGCCAATGCTGCTCAAACAGGTCAACGACTCCTTACCCTTATCAATCGTGATTACGACTTGGTGATTACACACGGAAACGGTCCCCAGGTTGGGAACATTCTTCTTGCCAACTCGGCAGGAGCACAGCTTCACGGATTACCTGACATGCCTATGGATGTTAGCGTTGCTTATTCCCAGGGATTTATCGGATACATACTCGAACAGCAGCTTCGCAACGTATTAAAGGAAAATGACCTTGAACGCGATATCATCACCATCATCACCCAGGTGCTGGTGGATAAAGAAGACCCTGCTTTTAAAAATCCCGTAAAACCGGTAGGACCCTATTATACTAAAGAAGATGCTGATAAAATTGCTGCCGAAACCGGTGCAATTTTTAAAGAAGACCCCCGCAAACGCGGCTGGAGAAAAGTGGTGGCTTCGCCCCAACCTCTTGCTGTGTTGAATATGCACTCCGTGCAAAAACTTGCCCGTAGCCACCAGATAGTGATTGCTGTAGGCGGAGGTGGAATTCCGGTTTATTTTAAAGAAGAAAACAAGCTGGAAGGAATAGATGCCGTAATTGACAAAGATCTGGCATCTTCACTATTGGCAGTAGGCATTAATGCTGACAAATTTTTCATCCTGACGGATGTACCAAAAGTTTGCATCAACTTTAACAAACCCGACCAGAAACAACTGGACCGCATCACCGTAAAACAAGCCCGGAAATACCTTGCCGACGGGCAGTTTGCCGAAGGAAGTATGGCTCCGAAAATCAGGGCAGCTATCCATTTTGTAATCCATACCGGTAAGGATGCCATCATCACCAGTGCCGATGTGCTTGGCGTGGACAATGGCGGAACCAGGATTTCGATAGTATAG